One genomic region from Stutzerimonas decontaminans encodes:
- a CDS encoding PAS domain S-box protein, whose protein sequence is MNADYSAPAATWNEAERLAALARYPALDAPSDADFAELAAMAAQLCACPAAAIHFIDAHYQRCMAAICLPQQPVAREHALCAAVIQQAGPLAVYYANGPAAPRELPRLVDGEVAGFYAAAILRDGGGLPLGTLCVCDHQPRELTAQQAAQLQAVARQIMALLELRRLRAEEERSRQIIDSAQDYAILATDLNGYITSWNSGAQLLFGWPADEAIGQHARLIFTIEDRAQNADQQEMRSALEQGRAVDERWHQRKDGSRFWASGLLTPLLADGQPRGFVKILRDLTESRLQQAAARETEERYRTLVDLSPQVVWQCDAQGQLNFCNSYWCEFTGLDEQQSRGEGWLAAVTASEREALAEQWRQAIRRELPYRLELPLRDVDGNLRWFQANAAPIYDADGDLLHWICVAQDVDSRRRSEMQRLESEAFTRLLLDSANEGFYSIDRNGAVTLCNDAFLNILGFASREEVLGKHLHEVIHHSRPDGSPYPVQECPIQHTAITGEPRHVEQELFFRVDGSSLPVEYRVAPIYRDGELQGAICTFSDISERTQHQALQAFLLELSDCLQADSERVDLCCVLDARLAQLTRCDCIAWGRVEDGELIVQQEWLAANAASRLGRHPMGADGMELVARLPHEHIVVLDAEQPLRHSLAGATLLISELPGVESSNRPALLIFVRSHAQPWSLDDVTLAREVQERLRGAADRIRANKALRDAEQRISLANEIASIGVWEYRDSQHSLHWDAQLKAMAGITPDQPGLDVHEILARVHPDDRGKLLKALGDTLAGKGDGEFQLDYRIFDTRIGEFVWLANRGRRLLDPSGELRILGTARNITAERNAAERMLRMNEMLEAQIKDRQQAEQRQTALVELGDLLREQHDSQTIAHAAVSVIGRTIGVSRVLFASVDASSQSATIERYWSDGSSDSSNEMVHFADYGDFFYDLQENELVVIEDVLHDARTASHAENFAESQIRSLVCVPLFEQGRISAVFMLLEDQPRSWFDDDVSFIREVADRAWTADERMRAERALRESEEQFRTLADNMSQFAWMADPTGRIYWYNKRWYDYTGTTGEAMRALGWRAVNHPDHHERVSASMKRAFAIGSIWEETFPLRGKDGKYRWFLSRALPIRDDFGQVTHWFGTNTDVTAQVAAEEALRELNDSLERRVAERTRELAAINSRLHIEMAERERAEDALRHAQKMEAIGQLTGGLAHDFNNMLTGVLGALDLIQRRVASGSTGELDRYIDAATTSANRAAALTHRLLAFARRQSLDPKPVDVNLLVVSMEDMLRRTMGEHIQLEVELQADAWLAYTDGHQLENALLNLVINARDAMPDGGKLGVHTENLRIEQHHPDTPEPGDYVVLCVADNGAGMSAQTIAKAFDPFFTTKPIGQGTGLGLSMVYGFAKQTGGHVRIDSKLGEGTRVTLYLPRNQNEGDVEPATKQQLDAPSATNGEIVLVVEDEAAVRMLVVEVLHELGYQVLEACDASSALPYLHGDQRLDLLVSDFGLPGLNGRQLVESAREHRPELKVLFITGYVPDEEMRNDFLGPGMDILAKPFSIDILAARIRRLIDGRD, encoded by the coding sequence TTGAACGCCGATTACAGCGCCCCCGCAGCGACCTGGAACGAAGCTGAACGGCTGGCTGCACTGGCTCGTTACCCCGCGCTGGACGCTCCTTCCGACGCGGACTTCGCCGAGCTCGCCGCCATGGCTGCGCAGCTGTGTGCCTGTCCGGCAGCAGCCATCCACTTCATCGACGCGCACTATCAGCGCTGCATGGCCGCCATCTGCCTGCCTCAACAACCGGTTGCTCGCGAACATGCGCTGTGCGCCGCGGTCATTCAGCAAGCCGGACCGCTGGCGGTGTACTACGCAAACGGCCCCGCCGCCCCGCGGGAGCTGCCGCGTTTAGTCGACGGGGAAGTTGCCGGCTTCTATGCCGCCGCAATCTTGCGTGACGGCGGCGGACTGCCGCTGGGCACCCTGTGCGTCTGCGACCACCAACCGCGCGAGCTGACAGCGCAACAAGCTGCGCAGCTGCAGGCCGTCGCGCGGCAGATCATGGCGTTGCTGGAGCTACGCCGGCTCCGCGCCGAGGAGGAGCGCAGCAGGCAGATCATCGACAGCGCACAGGATTACGCCATCCTCGCGACCGATCTGAACGGCTACATCACCAGCTGGAACAGCGGCGCACAGTTGCTGTTCGGCTGGCCCGCCGACGAAGCCATCGGGCAGCATGCCAGGCTGATCTTCACCATTGAAGATCGCGCGCAGAACGCCGATCAACAGGAAATGCGCAGCGCGCTCGAGCAGGGCAGAGCCGTCGATGAACGCTGGCATCAGCGCAAGGACGGCTCACGCTTCTGGGCCAGCGGCCTCCTCACTCCGTTGCTGGCCGACGGCCAGCCGCGGGGTTTCGTAAAGATTCTGCGCGACCTGACCGAGAGCCGCCTGCAACAGGCTGCCGCCCGCGAGACCGAAGAGCGCTACCGCACCCTGGTCGATCTCAGCCCACAGGTGGTCTGGCAGTGCGATGCACAGGGTCAGCTGAACTTCTGCAACAGCTATTGGTGCGAGTTCACCGGTCTCGACGAGCAACAGTCACGCGGTGAAGGCTGGCTTGCGGCGGTCACGGCCAGCGAGCGCGAGGCACTTGCCGAACAATGGCGGCAGGCCATCCGCCGGGAGCTGCCGTACCGGCTGGAACTGCCGCTACGAGATGTCGATGGCAACCTGCGCTGGTTCCAGGCCAACGCTGCGCCCATCTACGATGCAGACGGCGACCTGCTGCATTGGATTTGCGTGGCGCAGGACGTCGACAGCCGCCGGCGTTCGGAAATGCAGCGTCTGGAAAGCGAGGCCTTTACCCGTCTGCTACTCGATTCGGCCAACGAGGGCTTCTACTCGATCGACCGCAACGGCGCCGTCACCCTGTGCAACGACGCCTTTCTCAACATCCTCGGCTTCGCCAGCCGCGAAGAGGTGCTCGGCAAGCACCTGCATGAGGTGATCCACCACAGCCGTCCGGATGGCAGCCCCTATCCGGTGCAGGAATGCCCGATCCAGCATACGGCGATCACAGGCGAGCCACGGCATGTGGAGCAGGAGCTGTTCTTCCGCGTCGACGGCAGCAGCCTGCCGGTGGAGTACCGCGTGGCGCCGATTTACCGCGACGGCGAGCTGCAGGGCGCGATCTGCACCTTCAGCGATATCAGCGAGCGCACTCAGCATCAGGCACTGCAGGCATTCCTGCTGGAGCTGAGCGATTGCCTGCAGGCCGATAGCGAGCGTGTCGACCTCTGCTGCGTGCTCGATGCGCGACTGGCGCAGCTGACCCGTTGCGACTGCATCGCCTGGGGTCGTGTCGAGGACGGCGAGCTGATCGTGCAACAGGAGTGGCTGGCAGCGAACGCCGCGAGTCGCCTCGGCCGTCACCCCATGGGGGCCGACGGCATGGAGCTCGTCGCCCGGCTACCGCACGAACACATCGTCGTGCTCGACGCCGAGCAACCCCTGCGCCACAGCCTGGCTGGTGCGACGCTGCTGATCAGCGAGCTGCCAGGCGTTGAGTCCAGCAACCGACCCGCGCTGCTCATCTTTGTCCGCAGCCATGCGCAACCCTGGAGCCTGGACGACGTCACCCTGGCCCGCGAAGTACAGGAACGCCTGCGCGGCGCCGCCGACCGCATTCGGGCGAACAAGGCGCTGCGCGACGCCGAACAGCGCATCAGCCTGGCCAACGAAATCGCCTCGATCGGCGTCTGGGAGTACCGCGACAGCCAACATTCCCTGCACTGGGACGCCCAGCTCAAGGCCATGGCCGGCATAACGCCGGATCAGCCAGGGCTGGATGTGCATGAAATCCTCGCACGGGTGCATCCCGACGATCGCGGCAAGCTGCTCAAGGCGCTAGGCGACACCCTGGCCGGCAAAGGCGACGGCGAGTTTCAGCTGGACTACCGGATCTTCGATACCCGCATCGGCGAATTCGTCTGGCTGGCCAATCGGGGCCGCCGGCTGCTCGACCCCAGCGGGGAGCTGCGCATCCTCGGCACCGCACGCAACATCACTGCCGAGCGCAACGCAGCCGAACGCATGCTGCGCATGAACGAGATGCTCGAAGCGCAGATCAAGGATCGCCAACAGGCCGAGCAGCGCCAGACGGCACTGGTTGAACTGGGCGACCTGTTGCGCGAGCAGCACGACAGCCAGACCATCGCCCATGCGGCTGTCAGCGTGATCGGCCGCACGATCGGCGTATCACGCGTGCTGTTCGCCAGCGTCGATGCATCCAGCCAGAGCGCCACCATCGAGCGCTACTGGAGCGACGGCAGCTCCGACAGCAGCAACGAGATGGTCCATTTCGCCGACTATGGCGACTTCTTCTACGATCTGCAGGAAAACGAGCTGGTAGTAATCGAAGACGTGCTGCACGACGCGCGCACCGCCAGCCACGCCGAGAACTTCGCCGAAAGCCAGATCCGCAGCCTCGTCTGCGTGCCGCTGTTCGAGCAGGGCCGCATTTCCGCTGTGTTCATGCTGCTCGAAGATCAGCCGCGCAGCTGGTTCGATGACGACGTCTCCTTCATCCGCGAAGTCGCCGACCGCGCCTGGACGGCCGACGAGCGCATGCGCGCGGAACGGGCGCTGCGCGAGAGCGAAGAGCAGTTCCGCACCCTGGCCGACAACATGAGCCAGTTCGCCTGGATGGCCGACCCCACCGGGCGCATCTACTGGTACAACAAGCGCTGGTACGACTACACCGGCACCACCGGCGAGGCCATGCGCGCCCTGGGCTGGCGCGCCGTGAACCACCCCGATCACCACGAACGGGTCAGTGCCTCGATGAAGCGCGCCTTCGCCATCGGCTCGATCTGGGAGGAGACCTTTCCACTGCGTGGCAAGGACGGCAAGTACCGCTGGTTCCTCTCGCGCGCGCTGCCCATTCGCGACGATTTCGGCCAGGTCACCCACTGGTTCGGCACCAATACCGACGTTACCGCCCAGGTCGCCGCCGAGGAGGCGCTGCGCGAGCTGAATGACAGCCTCGAACGCCGCGTGGCGGAACGCACACGCGAACTGGCGGCGATCAACAGCCGCCTGCACATCGAAATGGCCGAGCGCGAGCGAGCCGAGGACGCTCTGCGCCACGCGCAGAAGATGGAAGCCATTGGTCAACTCACCGGCGGTCTGGCGCACGACTTCAACAACATGCTGACCGGTGTGCTCGGCGCGCTCGACCTCATCCAGCGGCGCGTCGCCAGCGGCAGCACCGGTGAGCTGGATCGCTACATCGACGCCGCCACCACCTCGGCCAATCGCGCCGCGGCGCTGACGCATCGCCTGCTGGCGTTCGCCCGCCGGCAGTCACTGGACCCGAAGCCCGTCGATGTGAACCTGTTGGTGGTGTCGATGGAGGACATGCTGCGCCGCACCATGGGCGAACACATCCAGCTGGAAGTCGAGCTGCAGGCCGACGCCTGGCTCGCCTATACCGACGGCCATCAGCTGGAAAATGCCCTGCTCAATCTGGTCATCAACGCCCGCGATGCCATGCCTGACGGGGGCAAACTCGGCGTCCATACTGAGAACCTGCGCATCGAGCAGCATCATCCAGACACCCCGGAACCGGGCGACTACGTGGTGCTCTGCGTCGCCGACAACGGTGCGGGCATGTCGGCACAGACCATCGCCAAAGCGTTCGATCCATTCTTCACCACCAAACCGATTGGCCAGGGCACCGGCCTTGGCCTGTCGATGGTCTACGGCTTCGCCAAGCAGACCGGGGGCCACGTGCGCATCGACAGCAAGCTGGGCGAAGGCACCCGAGTGACCCTCTACCTCCCGCGCAACCAGAACGAGGGCGATGTTGAGCCGGCCACGAAACAACAGCTCGACGCGCCCAGCGCAACGAACGGCGAGATCGTACTGGTCGTGGAAGACGAAGCAGCAGTGCGCATGCTGGTGGTGGAGGTACTGCATGAGCTCGGCTATCAGGTTCTGGAGGCCTGCGATGCCAGTAGCGCACTGCCTTACCTGCACGGCGATCAGCGCCTCGATCTACTGGTCAGCGACTTCGGCCTGCCTGGCCTCAACGGCCGGCAGTTGGTGGAAAGCGCGCGGGAGCATCGGCCCGAGCTGAAGGTGCTATTCATTACCGGTTACGTGCCGGACGAAGAGATGCGCAACGATTTTCTTGGCCCAGGCATGGATATCCTGGCCAAGCCATTCAGCATCGACATCCTCGCTGCGCGCATCCGGCGCCTGATCGACGGGCGCGACTAG
- a CDS encoding DUF2388 domain-containing protein, with the protein MRKTLIAAFTLALAPLGSAVADGLVRDILSSGATTASTYLTFKDDKLVIPAREDAGSFVASNGEIRGPYLEAMLKQLRSEQPDLQASDMELASAILASEQSR; encoded by the coding sequence ATGCGCAAGACACTTATTGCAGCTTTCACCCTAGCCCTAGCGCCACTTGGCAGCGCCGTGGCCGATGGCCTGGTACGTGACATCCTTTCCTCCGGGGCGACCACCGCCTCGACCTACCTGACCTTCAAGGACGACAAGCTGGTGATTCCGGCACGTGAGGACGCGGGCAGCTTCGTCGCCAGCAACGGCGAGATCCGCGGTCCGTACCTGGAGGCCATGCTCAAGCAATTGCGTAGCGAGCAGCCCGACCTGCAGGCCTCCGACATGGAGCTTGCTAGCGCAATTCTGGCGAGCGAACAGTCGCGCTGA
- a CDS encoding OsmC family protein produces the protein MKKSASAAWQGGLKDGKGTISTESGALKDNPYGFNTRFEGAPGTNPEELIGAAHAGCFSMALSMMLGQAGLTAERIDTRAEVTLDKDGEGFSITAIDLTLKARIPGADDAQFQQIAKQAKEGCPVSKVLNARISLNATLEG, from the coding sequence ATGAAGAAGAGCGCTTCCGCCGCCTGGCAAGGCGGCCTGAAAGACGGCAAGGGCACCATCAGCACCGAAAGCGGTGCATTGAAGGACAACCCCTACGGCTTCAACACCCGCTTCGAAGGCGCACCCGGAACCAACCCGGAAGAACTGATCGGAGCAGCCCATGCCGGCTGCTTCTCCATGGCGCTGTCCATGATGCTCGGCCAGGCCGGGCTTACCGCCGAGCGCATTGACACCCGCGCCGAGGTCACCCTCGACAAGGACGGCGAAGGCTTCAGCATCACCGCGATCGATCTCACGCTCAAGGCGCGCATCCCCGGTGCGGACGACGCGCAGTTCCAGCAGATCGCCAAGCAGGCGAAGGAAGGCTGCCCGGTGTCGAAAGTGCTTAACGCGCGCATCAGCCTAAACGCCACGCTGGAAGGCTGA
- a CDS encoding TRAP transporter substrate-binding protein produces MKRRDILTAAGVGLAATALAGCNDKSDKPVAGESKQASEQQTFNWKMVTSWPKNFPGVGVGAERFANLVNEMSGGRLKVKVYAAGELVPALEVFDAVSRGTAEMGHGAPYYWKGKVPAAQFFCALPFGPNAQEMNAWLHRGGGMQLWEEVYKPYGVLPMACGATGVQTAGWFNKEINSVDDFKGLKMRTPGLGGEVLTKMGGTVVNMPAGEIFTALQTGAIDATEWIGPYNDLALGLHKASKYYYTPGWQEPNVTFELDVNLKAWETLPDDLKAIVRAAARDVNGDMLDDYNAKNMEALEQLREQGVEVRRLPDEVLARLKEVAAEVVDASAKADPVASKVWEQQSAYLKRLYEYAELNEKDIYNIRG; encoded by the coding sequence ATGAAACGTCGTGACATTCTTACCGCCGCCGGCGTGGGCCTGGCGGCTACCGCTCTGGCCGGCTGCAATGACAAGAGCGACAAGCCGGTCGCTGGCGAAAGCAAGCAGGCCAGCGAACAGCAAACATTCAACTGGAAGATGGTCACCTCCTGGCCGAAGAACTTCCCTGGCGTGGGTGTCGGTGCCGAGCGTTTCGCCAATCTGGTCAACGAGATGAGCGGTGGCCGGCTGAAGGTCAAGGTCTACGCCGCGGGTGAGCTGGTCCCGGCGCTGGAAGTATTCGATGCGGTATCGCGTGGCACGGCGGAAATGGGCCACGGAGCGCCTTACTACTGGAAAGGCAAGGTACCGGCCGCACAGTTCTTCTGCGCCCTGCCGTTCGGCCCGAATGCGCAGGAAATGAATGCCTGGCTGCATCGTGGCGGCGGTATGCAGCTGTGGGAAGAGGTCTACAAGCCCTACGGTGTACTGCCGATGGCCTGTGGCGCCACTGGCGTGCAGACCGCGGGCTGGTTCAACAAGGAAATCAACTCGGTCGATGACTTCAAGGGCCTGAAGATGCGCACCCCGGGCCTGGGCGGCGAAGTGCTGACCAAGATGGGCGGGACCGTGGTGAACATGCCGGCCGGCGAGATCTTCACTGCCCTGCAGACCGGCGCGATCGACGCCACCGAGTGGATCGGGCCGTACAACGATCTGGCGCTGGGCCTGCACAAAGCCTCCAAGTACTACTACACCCCGGGCTGGCAGGAGCCAAACGTCACCTTCGAACTGGACGTGAATCTCAAAGCGTGGGAAACCCTGCCGGATGATCTGAAAGCCATCGTTCGTGCTGCCGCGCGTGACGTGAATGGCGACATGCTCGACGACTACAACGCCAAGAACATGGAGGCGCTGGAGCAGCTGCGTGAGCAGGGCGTTGAAGTGCGTCGTCTGCCAGACGAAGTGCTGGCCCGCCTGAAGGAAGTCGCCGCCGAAGTGGTCGATGCTTCCGCCAAGGCCGATCCGGTCGCTTCCAAGGTATGGGAGCAACAGAGTGCCTATCTCAAGCGGTTGTATGAGTATGCCGAGTTGAACGAGAAGGACATCTACAACATCCGCGGCTGA
- a CDS encoding TRAP transporter small permease subunit codes for MSHSPSPLLRVAGLIDACNMRLGQLCAWITLFLVIGTAIVVVLRYGFGIGAIALQEAVMYGHALVFMGAAAWTLQRNGHVRVDIFYQKFSSRRQATVDGMGHLLFLLPVCLFLGWNSWDYVSNSWSTLEGSNESGGLKFVYLQKSIILLLVASLALQAVSDLIKAGYRIAGRLPEAEVKHG; via the coding sequence ATGTCCCACAGCCCCTCGCCCCTGCTGCGCGTGGCCGGCCTCATCGATGCGTGCAACATGCGCCTCGGCCAGTTATGCGCCTGGATCACCCTGTTTCTTGTCATCGGCACCGCCATCGTGGTGGTGCTGCGCTACGGTTTCGGCATCGGCGCCATCGCCCTGCAGGAAGCGGTGATGTACGGCCATGCGCTGGTGTTCATGGGCGCTGCCGCCTGGACCCTGCAGCGCAACGGCCATGTTCGCGTCGACATCTTCTATCAGAAGTTCAGCAGCCGTCGGCAGGCGACGGTCGACGGGATGGGCCACTTGCTGTTCCTCCTACCAGTGTGTCTGTTCCTCGGCTGGAACAGCTGGGATTACGTCAGCAACTCCTGGTCGACGCTGGAGGGCTCGAATGAGTCCGGCGGGCTGAAGTTCGTCTACCTGCAGAAAAGCATCATCCTGCTGCTGGTTGCCAGCCTCGCCCTGCAGGCCGTTTCCGACCTGATCAAGGCGGGCTATCGCATTGCCGGCCGCCTGCCGGAAGCGGAGGTGAAGCATGGCTGA
- a CDS encoding TRAP transporter large permease — MAEFMAILLFISICFALMSGYPVAFTLGGMALLFAGIGVVTGSFDVGYLHALPNRIFGIMNNQTMLAVPLFVFMGVMLEKSRVAEDLLESMSRLFGTMRGGLAISVCVVGALLAASTGIVGATVVTMGLLALPTMLRRGYDPAIATGTLAATGTLGQIIPPSIILVLLGDVMSSAFQQAQLKMGIFSPKTVSVGDLFVGALIPGLVLVGMYILYLIAVAIFQPKKLPALPQEELGPIEWGKLIGALLPPLALITAVLGSILAGYATPTEAAAIGALGATLLSIAKGQLNFSQLKQVAFGTTEITSMVFLILIGASLFSLVFRGFGGEALIEDALHSLPGGVLGAFLVVMLVIFLLGFILDFIEIIFVVVPIVGPILLAMGLDPVWLGVMFAINLQTSFLTPPFGFSLFYLRGVTPRSVPTSVMYKGVLPFIAIQIGMLVVAYMWPGIVTWLPEQVYGK, encoded by the coding sequence ATGGCTGAGTTCATGGCCATCCTGCTGTTCATCAGCATCTGCTTTGCCCTCATGTCGGGTTACCCGGTCGCCTTCACGCTCGGCGGTATGGCGCTGCTGTTCGCCGGCATCGGCGTGGTCACGGGCTCCTTCGACGTGGGCTACCTTCACGCGCTGCCAAACCGCATCTTCGGCATCATGAACAACCAGACGATGCTGGCGGTGCCGCTGTTCGTCTTCATGGGCGTGATGCTGGAGAAATCCCGCGTCGCCGAAGACCTGCTGGAATCGATGTCGCGCCTGTTCGGCACCATGCGTGGCGGCCTGGCGATCTCGGTCTGCGTGGTCGGCGCGCTGCTCGCGGCCAGCACCGGCATCGTCGGCGCCACCGTGGTCACCATGGGCCTGCTGGCGCTGCCGACCATGCTGCGTCGCGGCTACGACCCGGCCATTGCCACCGGCACCCTCGCCGCCACCGGCACCCTCGGCCAGATCATCCCGCCATCGATCATCCTGGTTCTGCTCGGCGACGTGATGTCCAGCGCCTTCCAGCAGGCGCAGCTGAAGATGGGCATCTTCTCGCCGAAGACCGTTTCGGTCGGTGACCTGTTCGTCGGCGCGCTGATTCCGGGCCTCGTGCTGGTCGGCATGTACATTCTCTACCTCATCGCCGTGGCGATCTTCCAGCCGAAGAAACTGCCCGCCCTGCCGCAGGAAGAGCTGGGCCCGATCGAATGGGGCAAGCTGATCGGTGCGCTGCTGCCACCGCTGGCACTGATCACCGCGGTCCTCGGCTCGATTCTGGCTGGCTATGCCACCCCGACCGAGGCTGCCGCGATCGGAGCCCTCGGCGCCACCTTGCTGTCGATCGCCAAGGGCCAGCTGAACTTCAGCCAGCTCAAGCAGGTGGCCTTCGGCACCACCGAAATCACCTCGATGGTGTTCCTCATCCTCATTGGTGCGTCGCTGTTCTCGCTGGTGTTCCGCGGCTTTGGCGGTGAAGCGCTGATCGAAGACGCGCTGCACTCGCTGCCTGGTGGTGTGCTCGGCGCCTTCCTGGTGGTGATGCTGGTCATCTTCCTGCTTGGCTTCATCCTCGACTTCATCGAGATCATCTTCGTGGTGGTGCCCATCGTCGGCCCGATCCTGCTCGCCATGGGCCTGGACCCGGTTTGGCTCGGCGTAATGTTCGCCATCAACCTGCAGACGTCGTTCCTCACCCCGCCATTCGGCTTCTCGCTGTTCTACCTGCGCGGCGTTACACCCCGCAGCGTACCCACCAGCGTGATGTACAAAGGCGTGCTGCCGTTCATCGCGATCCAGATCGGTATGCTGGTGGTGGCCTATATGTGGCCGGGAATCGTCACCTGGCTGCCTGAGCAGGTCTACGGCAAGTAA
- a CDS encoding methyltransferase yields MSTAPSMHERFHALDRFLTEHQSLWRPRPFVCRTLPWEADYPELAAWLRARSLADAETAHNQPGELAAPEPFPHLAAFACELGQIDELPASELPAVEHRQNLDIPGRKSLQIQAFGARLRFREKPLHWLDWCAGKGHLGRHLARDGAALTCLEWDEALVEAGAQLSQRLGIAASHRCQDVLAASAAEQLHAFHTPVALHACGDLHVRLLQLAIAKQCRQLAVAPCCYNRTSNERYTPLSQAARASSLQLSRDDLGLPLSETVTAGARERRNRDQSMAWRLGFDTLQRRLRQQDDYLPTPSLPSAWLKKDFADYCRDLAMLKQLPAPGEENWEALERAGWQRLAEVRNLELVRGLFRRPLELWLLLDRALLLEEQGYRVRLGTFCPSQLTPRNLLLLAELDAPAQNVKRPE; encoded by the coding sequence ATGTCAACTGCCCCCAGCATGCACGAGCGCTTTCATGCGCTGGACCGTTTCCTCACCGAGCATCAGTCGCTGTGGCGGCCGCGCCCGTTCGTCTGCCGAACACTGCCCTGGGAAGCCGACTACCCCGAACTCGCCGCCTGGCTCCGTGCCCGCTCACTGGCCGACGCCGAAACCGCGCACAACCAGCCAGGCGAACTCGCCGCACCGGAGCCTTTCCCGCACCTGGCTGCGTTTGCCTGCGAGCTGGGCCAGATCGATGAACTGCCCGCAAGCGAGCTGCCGGCTGTTGAACATCGCCAGAATCTCGACATACCAGGGCGCAAATCACTGCAGATCCAGGCATTCGGCGCGCGCCTGCGGTTCCGCGAAAAGCCGCTTCACTGGTTGGACTGGTGCGCGGGCAAAGGGCACCTCGGGCGGCATCTGGCCCGCGACGGAGCCGCGCTGACTTGCCTGGAATGGGACGAGGCTCTGGTCGAAGCAGGCGCGCAACTCAGCCAGCGCCTCGGCATCGCGGCAAGTCATCGCTGCCAGGACGTGCTGGCCGCAAGCGCTGCGGAGCAGCTGCACGCCTTCCACACGCCTGTCGCCCTGCATGCCTGCGGCGACCTGCATGTCCGGCTGCTGCAGCTGGCCATCGCCAAACAATGCCGCCAGCTCGCCGTTGCGCCCTGCTGCTACAACCGCACGTCCAATGAGCGTTACACCCCGCTGTCGCAGGCGGCGAGGGCGTCATCGTTGCAGCTCAGCCGCGATGATCTTGGGTTGCCACTGAGCGAAACGGTCACCGCCGGCGCCCGCGAACGGCGCAACCGTGATCAATCCATGGCCTGGCGCCTGGGCTTCGATACCTTGCAACGCCGCTTGCGCCAGCAGGATGACTACCTACCGACACCGTCGCTACCAAGTGCCTGGCTGAAGAAAGACTTCGCAGACTATTGCCGCGACCTCGCCATGCTCAAGCAGCTACCGGCACCTGGCGAAGAGAACTGGGAGGCGCTGGAACGCGCCGGCTGGCAGCGCCTGGCCGAAGTTCGCAACCTGGAACTGGTACGCGGCCTGTTCCGCCGCCCGCTCGAACTCTGGCTGCTGCTCGACCGTGCACTGCTGCTGGAAGAACAAGGCTACCGCGTTCGCTTGGGCACCTTCTGTCCCAGCCAACTGACCCCCAGGAACCTGCTGTTGCTCGCCGAACTCGACGCGCCCGCACAGAATGTGAAGCGGCCTGAATAA
- a CDS encoding helix-turn-helix domain-containing protein, with protein MEKSVYRDENLVLLRLLKQCRVEAGLTQAQFAQALERPQSFASDIERGLRRIDLVQLRDICHALNIGLVEFVQRFETELARKDA; from the coding sequence TTGGAAAAGTCGGTGTATCGGGATGAGAACCTGGTGCTGCTCAGACTGCTAAAGCAGTGTCGAGTGGAAGCTGGTTTGACCCAGGCGCAATTCGCCCAAGCGCTGGAGCGCCCACAGTCGTTTGCTAGCGATATCGAGCGCGGCTTGCGCCGGATTGATCTCGTCCAACTGCGGGATATCTGCCACGCGCTGAACATCGGCCTCGTCGAATTCGTGCAGCGCTTCGAGACCGAGTTAGCGCGTAAGGACGCTTAA
- a CDS encoding phage antirepressor N-terminal domain-containing protein, which translates to MRATKIKIQGLSIPSLISSDNERYWPIRPICEAMGLNWHAQAAKLQPPRYSPTEHDVALPGEPLLKRMLCLPQSEFEFWLKSLSSRKVSPGARMRLDQLRAHFFGEPTPLAGPTPPTATAAPAVLKRILNWRAQQAEPGNRKAVLKELSDQFSAKNGFEIAEAQEHQLRGAVASLSTIIYQHDRSKSPSQMPVSQRVDAIIKSIVDARPQRIHLLDSDFAALLCSIELEEHHHSSAQHEQP; encoded by the coding sequence ATGCGCGCCACCAAAATCAAAATCCAGGGACTGTCGATTCCAAGTCTGATCAGCAGCGACAATGAGCGTTACTGGCCGATACGCCCCATTTGCGAAGCTATGGGTCTTAACTGGCATGCTCAAGCCGCCAAACTGCAGCCCCCTCGCTACAGCCCGACCGAGCATGACGTTGCCCTGCCTGGGGAACCACTGCTGAAACGAATGCTGTGCCTGCCGCAGTCGGAATTCGAGTTCTGGCTGAAAAGCCTTAGCTCGCGCAAGGTTTCCCCCGGCGCCCGCATGCGACTCGATCAGTTGCGCGCACATTTCTTTGGTGAGCCCACACCGCTGGCAGGGCCGACACCGCCAACTGCAACGGCAGCACCTGCGGTGCTGAAGCGGATTCTGAACTGGCGAGCGCAACAGGCTGAGCCAGGAAACCGCAAAGCCGTGCTCAAAGAGCTCTCCGACCAATTCAGTGCGAAAAACGGTTTTGAAATTGCTGAAGCGCAGGAGCACCAGTTGCGTGGAGCCGTCGCTTCGCTCAGCACGATCATTTATCAGCATGACCGCTCGAAATCGCCAAGCCAGATGCCTGTTTCACAACGGGTCGACGCGATCATCAAATCCATCGTGGATGCCCGCCCTCAGCGCATTCATCTGCTCGACTCGGACTTTGCGGCCCTGTTGTGCAGCATTGAGCTTGAGGAGCACCACCATAGCAGCGCTCAGCACGAACAGCCTTAG